Proteins co-encoded in one Perca flavescens isolate YP-PL-M2 chromosome 11, PFLA_1.0, whole genome shotgun sequence genomic window:
- the LOC114564189 gene encoding trichohyalin, which yields MKKLRKEVFDLGEEKRERERLREEEAKRTEEETEALCDRMERLEGEKEEREEEVKRWRGRVEELEDEIKKLRRETSELEEKMKRREILRDEEREEEEKRRREEERMDGRLREEEVKREEKTEALCKLIEGLEKEKEELQADTTRLRKEISELEEERSEMERLREEEERSKVERLREEEERSKVERLREEEERSKVERLREEVKREEEEKLCDRIEKLEREKEELQVEIKKLRKETSQLLEERSENERLQEEEEEERRKREEAKKKETEALCGRIERVEKEKEELQDEIKTLRKETSQLLEERREKERLKEEEEEEEERTEKLCDRIERLEREKEELQDEIKTLRKETSQLLEERREKERQQEEEEEERSKREEAKKKETEVLCGRIERVEKEKEELQDEIKTLRKETSQLLEERREKERLKEEEKERMEKLCGRIERLEREKEELQDEIKTLRKETSQLLEERREKERQQEEEEEEEEEASEAELLRVCLSVAREECSEMKQEVQRREEQLERQMGAVRQREEEVERLKEALRRAEEALQEADGEQQEARVALEQKEAREEQLEALLRETQQLLQEERSQGGDRELTLSTQARALQEARAESEGGRRRAREREEACERLEEEVKEWRKEAERSDREAAGLKLLLKETQEETQQLRAALEEREETEEEHGRDREAARRRSLVRVQPSSGRVREVEEEREEETEERRRLQERVREAERDLRRTEEEVTALKEEVKKQRKEKTAAHEELVKRREDVTSLREEVKKEQSRRQEEVSALREEVQKEREEGGERGDTGGAGGCKGGGAEERGGGSGGGEAEGELQEEVQKEKERLQEMLRKTENEIKSLREEVKNQQREKKEAQEELTALKEEVQREQTRSYSDGEESALGEEVQKEQREAQKELKKRREDVTSLKEEVKKQQREMKETQEELTALRREAQEKGRQREEIQEELTALREEVQKVQKEKDQLQETFITTENVMISLREEVKKQQRETEELTALKEEQRRTDNEFRVIREEVQKEKKEKEQLQETLMKTETEVKFLREKVRKQQRETEEAQEELRRTNRDGEVSGLREEVQRQREEVKKEKEQLQETLMKTENEIKSLREEVKKQQKETKEAQEELRALKEEVQREQTRSNNDGEESALREEVQKEQKEAQKELMKRREDVKSLREEVQEEQREKERLQETLLQTEREVTALREEVQKQQSKKEEAQEELRGVQRSMELMEVNLQTQESQAEAERRREEAEEKE from the exons ATGAAGAAACTGAGAAAAGAAGTGTTTGACctgggagaagagaagagagagagggagcgactTCGAGAGGAGGAGGCAAAGAGGACGGAGGAGGAGACGGAGGCGCTCTGCGACCGGATGGAGAGAttagaaggagagaaggaggagcgggaggaggaggtgaagagatggagggggagggtggaggagctggaggacgaGATAAAGAAACTAAGAAGAGAAACTTCTGAACtagaagagaaaatgaaaaggagGGAAATCCTGCGAGAcgaggaaagagaggaggaggagaagaggagaagggaggaggagaggatggatggcagactgagagaggaggaggtgaagagGGAGGAGAAGACTGAGGCACTCTGCAAATTGATAGAGGGATtagaaaaggagaaagaagaaCTGCAGGCGGACACTACAAGACTGAGAAAAGAAATTTCTGAACTAGAAGAAGAGAGGAGCGAAATGGAGAggctgagggaggaggaggagaggagcaaGGTGGAGAggctgagggaggaggaggagaggagcaaGGTGGAGAggctgagggaggaggaggagaggagcaaGGTGGAGAGGCTGAGGGAGGAGGtgaagagggaggaggaggagaagctcTGCGACCGAATAGAGAaattagaaagagagaaagaagaactgCAGGTGGAAATAAAGAAACTGAGAAAAGAGACCTCCCAACTTTTGGAAGAGAGGAGCGAGAATGAGAGACtgcaggaggaagaagaggaggagaggagaaaaagggAGGAGGCAAAAAAGAAGGAGACAGAGGCGCTCTGCGGCCGGATAGAGAGAGtagagaaggagaaggaagaaCTGCAGGACGaaataaagacactgagaaAAGAAACCTCCCAACTCttggaagagaggagagagaaggagagacttaaggaggaggaggaggaggaggaggagaggacggAGAAGCTCTGCGACCGGATAGAGAGattagaaagagagaaagaagaactgCAGGACGaaataaagacactgagaaAAGAGACCTCCCAACTCttggaagagaggagagagaaggagagacagcaggaggaagaggaggaggagaggagtaaAAGGGAGGAGGCGAAAAAGAAGGAGACAGAGGTGCTCTGCGGCCGGATAGAGAGAGtagagaaggagaaggaagaaCTGCAGGACGaaataaagacactgagaaAAGAAACCTCCCAACTCttggaagagaggagagagaaggagagactgaaggaggaggagaaggagaggatgGAGAAGCTCTGCGGCCGGATAGAGAGattagaaagagagaaagaagaactgCAGGACGaaataaagacactgagaaAAGAGACCTCCCAGCTCttggaagagaggagagagaaggagagacagcaggaggaagaggaggaggaggaggaggaggccagCGAGGCAGAGCTGCTGCGTGTCTGTCTGAGCGTGGCGAGGGAGGAGTGCTCTGAGATGAAGCAGGAGGTGCAGCGGAGGGAGGAGCAGCTGGAGCGCCAGATGGGAGCCGTGCGGCAgcgggaggaggaggtggagcgTCTGAAGGAGGCGCTGCGGCGGGCGGAGGAGGCGCTGCAGGAGGCTGACGGGGAGCAGCAGGAGGCGCGGGTCGCCCTGGAGCAGAAGGAGGCGCGGGAGGAGCAGCTGGAGGCGCTGCTCAGAGAAACACAGCAGCTCCTGCAGGAAGAGAGGAGCCAGGGGGGAGACAGAGAACTCACCCTCTCCACACAG GCGCGGGCGCTGCAGGAGGCGCGGGCGGAgagcgagggagggaggaggagagccagagagagggaggaggccTGCGAGCggctggaggaggaggtgaaggagTGGAGGAAGGAGGCCGAGCGGAGCGACAGGGAGGCGGCCGGGCTGAAACTCCTCCTGAAGGAGACACAGGAGGAGACCCAGCAGCTGAGAGCAGCgctggaggagagggaggagacggaggaggagcatgggagagacagggaggcaGCCAGGAGGAGGAGCCTGGTACGAGTCCAACC ctcctcaggt agagtgagagaagtggaggaagagagagaagaagagacagaggagaggaggaggctgcaggagagagtgagagaggccGAGAGAGATCTCAGGAGGACGGAGGAGGAGGTGACAGCTCTAAAAGAGGAGGTGAAAAAACAACGAAAAGAGAAGACCGCGGCGCACGAAGAGCTtgtgaagagaagagaagatgtGACGTCTCTCAGGGAGGAGgtgaagaaggagcagagcaGGAGGCAGGAGGAGGTGTCTGCTCTCAGGGAGGAGGTgcagaaggagagggaggag ggaggagagagaggagatacAGGAGGAGCTGGCGGCTGTAAAGGAGGAGGCgcagaggagagggggggaggcTCAGGAGGAGGGGAGGCAGAGGGGGAGCTACAGGAGGAGGTGCAGAAGGAGAAGGAGCGGCTACAGGAGATGTTAAGGAAGACAGAAAATGAGATAAAATCTCTCAGAGAGGAAGTGAAAAATCAACAAAGGGAGAAAAAGGAGGCGCAGGAGGAGCTGACAGCCCTAAAGGAGGAGGTGCAGAGGGAGCAGACGAGAAGCTACAGCGACGGGGAGGAGTCTGCTCTCGGAGAGGAGGTGCAGAAGGAACAAAGGGAGGCTCAGAAAGAgctgaagaagaggagagaagacgtGACATCTCTCAAAGAGGAGGTGAAAAAGCAACAAAGGGAGATGAAGGAGACCCAGGAGGAGCTGACAGCCTTAAGACGGGAGGCTCAGGAGAAGGGGAGGCAGAGGGAAGAGATACAGGAGGAGCTGACAGCGCTCAGAGAGGAGGTGCAGAAGGTGCAGAAGGAGAAAGATCAGCTACAAGAGACCTTTATAACGACAGAAAATGTGATGATTTCTCTCCGAGAGGAGGTGAAAAAGCAACAAAGGGAGACGGAGGAGCTGACCGCCCTAAAGGAGGAGCAGAGGCGGACTGACAATGAGTTTAGGGTCATCAGAGAGGAGGTGCAGAAGgaaaagaaggagaaggagcagCTGCAGGAGACATTAATGAAGACCGAGACGGAGGTGAAATTTctcagagagaaagtgagaaagCAACAAAGGGAGACGGAGGAGGCGCaggaggagctgaggaggacCAACAGAGATGGGGAGGTGTCTGGACTTAGAGAGGAGGTgcagaggcagagggaggaggtgaagaaggagaaggagcagCTACAGGAGACATTAATGAAGACAGAAAATGAGATAAAATCTCTCAGAGAGGAagtaaaaaagcaacaaaaggaGACGAAGGAGGCgcaggaggagctgagagccCTAAAGGAGGAGGTGCAGAGGGAGCAGACAAGGAGCAACAACGACGGGGAGGAGTCTGCTCTCAGAGAGGAGGTGCAGAAGGAACAAAAGGAGGCTCAGAAAGAGCtgatgaagaggagagaagacgtGAAATCTCTCAGAGAGGAGGTCcaggaggagcagagagagaaggagcgGCTACAGGAGACGTTactgcagacagagagggaggtgaCAGCTCTCAGAGAGGAGGTGCAGAAGCAGCAGAGCAAGAAGGAGGAGGCGCAGGAGGAGCTGAGAGGAGTGCAGCGGAGCATGGAACTGATGGAGGTGAACCTGCAGACTCAG GAGAGCCAGGCAGAGGCGGAGCGTCGGAGGGAGGAGGccgaggagaaggag